From one Drosophila subpulchrella strain 33 F10 #4 breed RU33 chromosome 3L, RU_Dsub_v1.1 Primary Assembly, whole genome shotgun sequence genomic stretch:
- the LOC119553196 gene encoding uncharacterized protein LOC119553196 isoform X1, whose translation MNITSAVCWCNIWDKNTIVNVGPDVLCLRNGNAIKFVHMQTKVVSFFKPETVATGLSISAFAGHNRFPLFAFAEVVLRPNIFIYRYPDMAKFSSIPPHLISYTDIRFSELDLLIAVGGFPDYCLCVYNYRTGTLVLEQSTNVPTVPRGIVMSYTSLPSIIQFNKQEMSILCYDICTVEKESFLYKVAEVELGKDYLKSWEKCLTFGEDTILYATNDFGHLLTVDVACFALKPQWEPNYESDIDVERMPRAHGLTYHRSGFIIWNSSNAYYVKKKAGVYKVEWELESRLHEVVRFQSNSNGEVYAERRPGHIDQVMVDRNGTASLECVVPTGRPVITFRVLQGLKDECVCVLHDEGVAMIDLAKGHTLCEVAVPGAGAMCNHRSLAQVAVGTLDARIVLIHFERASLPHVLCELKLETAPVVGLEFNDSWLVFQDQSKLLHVVQVDNRPHKLTHYFEMNQPELGQVFIHTFMLADGPRLMVFINRDHTMKRPGYATELWLYNWGKDKRLHRREFVLPKEYGYFCVQPPVGRWAVIEIVATENNTLNFDQFALNERDELQWIASTKSGHFSFILGAGMTKHLVTWSLGGILVHFKQHKRAKKPFMICRFLNLGMQTEYILRVKECFNSKYLIILLANKSMRVTRLPSLADFVRENVALPLPVEEGIPCFVEEVVHKVEMFVPLSLRQEVKEEYTRADLLKRDKLLASIKDFAAKVTALIDYDISKTGKAHGIFKKFCFHYRWLDALTEEAHKLCALERGSLERAIADQARIRDWILRLVTRDAVSINYRVRSIFADANFESFSLRRKVEMTEFDKYRFYDLEDHLRVSLGSFEEEEAPAPAAGGHGPPPAIEEGEQADEEKEEVVEGLKELKQFVVEGPSVYEHIMAPVFQLQDKNLVTSNQLFNYNCKIRYYLNDPLKAEFNKLFHEAQQLKQDTIDSVMNTNVVLNKIYDNMNIMLRLLNMDQFELPELTVPALAQDEVIKRIMEVDDSEIKAINRRKPKTIDTGGKKGRLLLWSPEFWSRALIVMMDGVLEKLWEEEIKKDIPEPEFMQKKQPHEYNLEEQKIFRAYEEAVHLLELDRRKYLRILHENEEKTLALKAAQILKLNQRVAELMIMKLKYDFALKQGQMRLLTLEQINFGRVQLQKRFCMFRKDIDKLNDYMTRYGNLLDFYDKAFLDVKTRLEAQQTRDRAVERQFRAQFLPLVPHATHEMTKLFKKRPKLPGKVFNSVLICMEASNKLSGKPSHRTPFPLPDDVLEFLNYLSEFDQPKQCPPQVDAKSWDTFVKLRRQKTESELRLKGIGYQLLDSQGLLGVLNKDLAALKESKVLTQRNAEESIQTYLEKMRNMTIQLTLTKGQVEVSVLGQFTNLSNTVLMHVDDINEVNRQIQDAGNKKIKAMQRVAVFRRQVIFKEWEHKLYKANIAYLKYMLDAIEKCKVSMEFLNILRNWEKVKTERQKYIAGAIERVIEQKIATFRKNIERVNIKIDAVKAQTLEVKRSNHAIDFKIERIKVDVTFQNTMRDTMMEEKRDREQRERMSQIKTHRQLMENVRRHYAHVLELQTILELLRLRTYPTLGPPLPQCHPPVPEHILSSVP comes from the exons ATGAATAtcacatcagcagtttg TTGGTGCAACATCTGGGACAAGAACACCATTGTTAATGTGGGTCCCGATGTCCTGTGCCTGCGAAATGGCAATGCAATCAAGTTCGTACACATGCAGACGAAGGTCGTCAGTTTTTTCAAACCGGAAACGGTGGCCACTGGACTTAGCATCAGTGCTTTTGCTGGCCACAATCGTTTTCCGCTTTTCGCCTTCGCCGAGGTCGTTCTGCGACCAAATATCTTTATATACCGCTATCCGGACATGGCCAAGTTTAGTTCCATTCCAC CTCACCTGATAAGCTACACCGACATCCGTTTCTCGGAGCTGGATCTTCTAATCGCCGTGGGCGGCTTTCCCGACTACTGCCTATGCGTTTATAACTACCGCACTGGTACCTTGGTCCTGGAACAATCCACCAATGTGCCCACCGTGCCACGTGGCATTGTGATGAGCTACACCAGCTTGCCCAGCATTATACAGTTCAACAAACAGGAGATGTCCATCCTGTGCTACGACATCTGCACCGTCGAGAAGGAGTCCTTCCTGTACAAGGTGGCCGAGGTGGAGCTGGGCAAGGACTACCTCAAGTCCTGGGAAAAGTGTCTAACCTTCGGCGAGGATACCATCCTGTACGCCACCAACGACTTTGGTCACTTGCTAACGGTGGACGTAGCCTGCTTCGCCCTAAAGCCCCAGTGGGAACCCAATTACGAATCGGATATTGACGTGGAACGGATGCCCCGCGCCCACGGCCTTACCTACCACCGGTCCGGTTTTATCATCTGGAACAGCTCGAATGCCTACTACGTTAAGAAGAAGGCGGGGGTCTACAAG GTTGAGTGGGAGTTGGAGTCCCGTTTGCACGAGGTCGTGCGCTTCCAGAGCAACAGCAATGGCGAGGTCTACGCGGAGCGTCGACCGGGTCACATTGACCAGGTGATGGTGGACCGCAACGGGACGGCTTCGCTGGAGTGCGTGGTGCCCACTGGCAGGCCGGTGATCACGTTCCGGGTGCTCCAGGGCCTCAAGGACGAGTGCGTGTGTGTGCTGCACGACGAGGGGGTGGCCATGATTGACCTGGCCAAGGGTCACACCCTCTGCGAGGTCGCGGTGCCGGGGGCAGGGGCCATGTGCAACCACCGCAGCCTGGCCCAGGTGGCCGTGGGCACCCTGGATGCCCGCATCGTCCTGATCCACTTCGAGCGGGCCAGTCTGCCCCACGTCCTCTGCGAACTTAAGTTGGAGACGGCGCCGGTGGTCGGACTGGAGTTCAACGACAGCTGGCTGGTGTTCCAGGATCAGTCCAAGCTGTTGCACGTCGTCCAGGTGGACAATAGGCCGCACAAGCTGACGCACTACTTCGAGATGAACCAGCCGGAATTGGGGCAGGTCTTCATTCACACCTTCATGTTAGCCGACGGACCGCGCCTGATGGTCTTCATCAACCGGGATCACACCATGAAGCGTCCCGGCTACGCCACCGAGCTCTGGCTTTACAACTGGGGCAAGGACAAGCGTCTGCATCGGCGGGAGTTCGTCCTGCCCAAGGAGTACGGCTACTTCTGCGTCCAGCCGCCGGTGGGAAGATGGGCCGTCATCGAGATCGTGGCCACCGAGAACAACACCCTGAACTTTGACCAGTTCGCGCTGAACGAGCGGGACGAACTGCAGTGGATCGCCTCCACCAAGTCGGGGCACTTCAGCTTCATTCTGGGCGCCGGCATGACCAAGCACCTGGTCACCTGGAGTCTTGGCGGTATCCTGGTGCACTTCAAGCAGCACAAGCGGGCCAAGAAACCCTTCATGATCTGCCGTTTCCTCAACCTGGGCATGCAAACGGAGTACATACTGCGGGTGAAGGAGTGCTTCAACTCCAA ATACCTGATCATCCTGCTGGCGAACAAGAGCATGCGGGTGACGCGACTGCCCTCCTTGGCGGACTTTGTGAGGGAGAATGTGGCCTTGCCGCTGCCTGTGGAGGAGGGCATTCCCTGCTTCGTGGAGGAGGTGGTCCACAAGGTGGAGATGTTTGTGCCCCTGAGTCTGCGGCAGGAGGTCAAGGAGGAGTACACACGGGCTGATCTGCTGAAGCGGGACAAGCTGTTGGCCAGCATCAAGGATTTCGCCGCCAAGGTGACGGCTTTGATCGACTATGACATCTCGAAGACGGGCAAAGCCCATGGCATCTTCAAGAAGTTCTGCTTCCACTACCGCTGGCTGGATGCCCTCACGGAGGAGGCTCACAAGCTGTGTGCCCTGGAGCGGGGATCCCTCGAACGAGCCATTGCGGATCAGGCCAGGATTCGGGACTGGATCCTGCGCCTGGTGACCCGCGATGCCGTGAGCATCAACTATCGCGTACGTTCCATTTTCGCAGATGCCAACTTCGAGAGCTTCTCACTGCGACGCAAGGTGGAGATGACGGAGTTCGACAAGTATCGTTTCTACGACCTCGAGGACCACCTGCGAGTTTCCCTGGGCTCTttcgaggaggaggaggcccCGGCTCCAGCCGCCGGCGGTCATGGTCCACCTCCTGCCATCGAGGAAGGTGAACAGGCCGATGAGGAGAAGGAAGAGGTCGTCGAGGGATTAAAGGAACTCAAGCAGTTCGTGGTGGAGGGACCCAGCGTCTACGAGCACATAATGGCACCCGTCTTCCAGCTGCAGGACAAGAATCTGGTGACCTCGAACCAGTTGTTTAACTACAACTGCAAGATCCGCTACTATCTAAACGACCCGCTCAAGGCGGAGTTCAACAAGCTTTTCCACGAGGCCCAGCAGCTCAAGCAGGACACCATCGACAGTGTGATGAACACCAATGTGGTGCTCAACAAAATCTACGACAACATGAACATCATGCTACGTCTGCTCAATATGGATCAATTTGAGCTTCCGGAACTGACCGTGCCTGCGTTGGCCCAGGATGAGGTCATCAAGCGGATCATGGAGGTGGACGACTCGGAGATCAAGGCTATTAAccgcaggaagcccaagacCATCGATACGGGCGGCAAGAAGGGCAGACTGCTCCTGTGGAGCCCCGAGTTCTGGTCTCGGGCCCTCATCGTGATGATGGACGGGGTGCTGGAGAAGCTGTGGGAGGAGGAGATCAAGAAGGACATCCCTGAGCCGGAGTTCATGCAGAAGAAGCAGCCGCACGAGTACAATCTCGAGGAGCAGAAGATCTTCCGGGCCTACGAGGAGGCGGTCCACCTGCTGGAACTGGATCGTCGCAAGTACCTTCGCATCCTGCACGAAAACGAGGAGAAGACGCTGGCCCTGAAGGCCGCCCAGATCCTGAAGCTCAACCAGCGCGTGGCCGAGCTGATGATCATGAAGTTGAAGTACGACTTCGCCCTAAAGCAGGGCCAGATGCGTCTTCTCACCCTGGAGCAGATCAACTTTGGACGCGTCCAGTTGCAGAAACGTTTCTGCATGTTTCGCAAGGACATCGACAAGCTGAACGACTACATGACTCGCTATGGAAACCTGCTCGACTTCTACGACAAGGCCTTCCTCGATGTGAAGACGCGACTGGAGGCCCAGCAGACCCGCGATCGGGCCGTGGAGCGTCAGTTCAGGGCTCAGTTTTTGCCCCTGGTCCCGCATGCCACCCACGAGATGACCAAGCTGTTCAAGAAGCGGCCCAAGCTGCCCGGCAAAGTCTTCAACTCGGTGCTCATCTGCATGGAGGCCTCGAACAAGCTCAGTGGAAAGCCCAGCCACCGTACGCCCTTTCCCCTGCCCGACGACGTGCTCGAGTTCCTCAACTATCTCTCCGAATTCGACCAGCCCAAGCAGTGTCCGCCTCAGGTGGATGCCAAGTCCTGGGACACCTTCGTCAAGTTGCGTCGCCAGAAGACCGAAAGCGAGCTGCGACTCAAGGGCATTGGCTACCAGCTGCTCGACAGCCAGGGCCTCCTGGGCGTCCTCAACAAGGACCTCGCGGCGCTCAAGGAGTCCAAGGTGCTCACGCAGCGCAATGCCGAGGAGAGCATACAAACCTAC TTGGAAAAGATGAGAAACATGACCATCCAGTTGACCCTCACAAAGGGTCAGGTCGAGGTCTCGGTGTTGGGCCAGTTCACCAATCTCTCGAACACAGTTCTAATGCACGTGGATGACATCAACGAAGTAAATCGCCAGATACAG GATGCTGGAAACAAGAAGATCAAGGCCATGCAGCGAGTAGCCGTATTTAGACGCCAGGTGATCTTCAAAGAGTGGGAGCACAAGCTGTACAAGGCCAATATAGCGTATCTAAAATACATGCTGGACGCCATCGAGAAGTGCAAGGTATCCATGGAGTTCCTCAACATTCTGCGCAACTGGGAAAAGGTCAAAACGGAACGACAGAAGTACATAGCCGGTGCCATCGAACGAGTGATCGAGCAAAAGATAGCTACCTTCAGGAAGAACATCGAACGCGT GAACATTAAAATCGATGCGGTAAAGGCACAGACCTTGGAGGTGAAGCGCAGCAACCACGCCATCGATTTTAAGATCGAGCGTATCAAGGTGGACGTCACTTTCCAGAACACAATGCGCGATACCATGATGGAGGAAAAGCGGGATCGTGAGCAGCGCGAACG AATGTCGCAGATTAAGACCCATCGGCAGCTCATGGAGAATGTGCGCCGCCACTACGCCCATGTGCTGGAATTGCAGACGATTCTGGAGCTACTTCGTCTGCGAACCTACCCCACCTTGGGCCCACCCCTGCCCCAATGCCATCCGCCGGTGCCGGAGCACATCCTCAGTTCGGTGCCCTAG
- the LOC119553196 gene encoding uncharacterized protein LOC119553196 isoform X2 encodes MTQSIYFILDSLHIIVEWELESRLHEVVRFQSNSNGEVYAERRPGHIDQVMVDRNGTASLECVVPTGRPVITFRVLQGLKDECVCVLHDEGVAMIDLAKGHTLCEVAVPGAGAMCNHRSLAQVAVGTLDARIVLIHFERASLPHVLCELKLETAPVVGLEFNDSWLVFQDQSKLLHVVQVDNRPHKLTHYFEMNQPELGQVFIHTFMLADGPRLMVFINRDHTMKRPGYATELWLYNWGKDKRLHRREFVLPKEYGYFCVQPPVGRWAVIEIVATENNTLNFDQFALNERDELQWIASTKSGHFSFILGAGMTKHLVTWSLGGILVHFKQHKRAKKPFMICRFLNLGMQTEYILRVKECFNSKYLIILLANKSMRVTRLPSLADFVRENVALPLPVEEGIPCFVEEVVHKVEMFVPLSLRQEVKEEYTRADLLKRDKLLASIKDFAAKVTALIDYDISKTGKAHGIFKKFCFHYRWLDALTEEAHKLCALERGSLERAIADQARIRDWILRLVTRDAVSINYRVRSIFADANFESFSLRRKVEMTEFDKYRFYDLEDHLRVSLGSFEEEEAPAPAAGGHGPPPAIEEGEQADEEKEEVVEGLKELKQFVVEGPSVYEHIMAPVFQLQDKNLVTSNQLFNYNCKIRYYLNDPLKAEFNKLFHEAQQLKQDTIDSVMNTNVVLNKIYDNMNIMLRLLNMDQFELPELTVPALAQDEVIKRIMEVDDSEIKAINRRKPKTIDTGGKKGRLLLWSPEFWSRALIVMMDGVLEKLWEEEIKKDIPEPEFMQKKQPHEYNLEEQKIFRAYEEAVHLLELDRRKYLRILHENEEKTLALKAAQILKLNQRVAELMIMKLKYDFALKQGQMRLLTLEQINFGRVQLQKRFCMFRKDIDKLNDYMTRYGNLLDFYDKAFLDVKTRLEAQQTRDRAVERQFRAQFLPLVPHATHEMTKLFKKRPKLPGKVFNSVLICMEASNKLSGKPSHRTPFPLPDDVLEFLNYLSEFDQPKQCPPQVDAKSWDTFVKLRRQKTESELRLKGIGYQLLDSQGLLGVLNKDLAALKESKVLTQRNAEESIQTYLEKMRNMTIQLTLTKGQVEVSVLGQFTNLSNTVLMHVDDINEVNRQIQDAGNKKIKAMQRVAVFRRQVIFKEWEHKLYKANIAYLKYMLDAIEKCKVSMEFLNILRNWEKVKTERQKYIAGAIERVIEQKIATFRKNIERVNIKIDAVKAQTLEVKRSNHAIDFKIERIKVDVTFQNTMRDTMMEEKRDREQRERMSQIKTHRQLMENVRRHYAHVLELQTILELLRLRTYPTLGPPLPQCHPPVPEHILSSVP; translated from the exons ATGAcacaaagtatatattttatattggatAGCTTACATATTATA GTTGAGTGGGAGTTGGAGTCCCGTTTGCACGAGGTCGTGCGCTTCCAGAGCAACAGCAATGGCGAGGTCTACGCGGAGCGTCGACCGGGTCACATTGACCAGGTGATGGTGGACCGCAACGGGACGGCTTCGCTGGAGTGCGTGGTGCCCACTGGCAGGCCGGTGATCACGTTCCGGGTGCTCCAGGGCCTCAAGGACGAGTGCGTGTGTGTGCTGCACGACGAGGGGGTGGCCATGATTGACCTGGCCAAGGGTCACACCCTCTGCGAGGTCGCGGTGCCGGGGGCAGGGGCCATGTGCAACCACCGCAGCCTGGCCCAGGTGGCCGTGGGCACCCTGGATGCCCGCATCGTCCTGATCCACTTCGAGCGGGCCAGTCTGCCCCACGTCCTCTGCGAACTTAAGTTGGAGACGGCGCCGGTGGTCGGACTGGAGTTCAACGACAGCTGGCTGGTGTTCCAGGATCAGTCCAAGCTGTTGCACGTCGTCCAGGTGGACAATAGGCCGCACAAGCTGACGCACTACTTCGAGATGAACCAGCCGGAATTGGGGCAGGTCTTCATTCACACCTTCATGTTAGCCGACGGACCGCGCCTGATGGTCTTCATCAACCGGGATCACACCATGAAGCGTCCCGGCTACGCCACCGAGCTCTGGCTTTACAACTGGGGCAAGGACAAGCGTCTGCATCGGCGGGAGTTCGTCCTGCCCAAGGAGTACGGCTACTTCTGCGTCCAGCCGCCGGTGGGAAGATGGGCCGTCATCGAGATCGTGGCCACCGAGAACAACACCCTGAACTTTGACCAGTTCGCGCTGAACGAGCGGGACGAACTGCAGTGGATCGCCTCCACCAAGTCGGGGCACTTCAGCTTCATTCTGGGCGCCGGCATGACCAAGCACCTGGTCACCTGGAGTCTTGGCGGTATCCTGGTGCACTTCAAGCAGCACAAGCGGGCCAAGAAACCCTTCATGATCTGCCGTTTCCTCAACCTGGGCATGCAAACGGAGTACATACTGCGGGTGAAGGAGTGCTTCAACTCCAA ATACCTGATCATCCTGCTGGCGAACAAGAGCATGCGGGTGACGCGACTGCCCTCCTTGGCGGACTTTGTGAGGGAGAATGTGGCCTTGCCGCTGCCTGTGGAGGAGGGCATTCCCTGCTTCGTGGAGGAGGTGGTCCACAAGGTGGAGATGTTTGTGCCCCTGAGTCTGCGGCAGGAGGTCAAGGAGGAGTACACACGGGCTGATCTGCTGAAGCGGGACAAGCTGTTGGCCAGCATCAAGGATTTCGCCGCCAAGGTGACGGCTTTGATCGACTATGACATCTCGAAGACGGGCAAAGCCCATGGCATCTTCAAGAAGTTCTGCTTCCACTACCGCTGGCTGGATGCCCTCACGGAGGAGGCTCACAAGCTGTGTGCCCTGGAGCGGGGATCCCTCGAACGAGCCATTGCGGATCAGGCCAGGATTCGGGACTGGATCCTGCGCCTGGTGACCCGCGATGCCGTGAGCATCAACTATCGCGTACGTTCCATTTTCGCAGATGCCAACTTCGAGAGCTTCTCACTGCGACGCAAGGTGGAGATGACGGAGTTCGACAAGTATCGTTTCTACGACCTCGAGGACCACCTGCGAGTTTCCCTGGGCTCTttcgaggaggaggaggcccCGGCTCCAGCCGCCGGCGGTCATGGTCCACCTCCTGCCATCGAGGAAGGTGAACAGGCCGATGAGGAGAAGGAAGAGGTCGTCGAGGGATTAAAGGAACTCAAGCAGTTCGTGGTGGAGGGACCCAGCGTCTACGAGCACATAATGGCACCCGTCTTCCAGCTGCAGGACAAGAATCTGGTGACCTCGAACCAGTTGTTTAACTACAACTGCAAGATCCGCTACTATCTAAACGACCCGCTCAAGGCGGAGTTCAACAAGCTTTTCCACGAGGCCCAGCAGCTCAAGCAGGACACCATCGACAGTGTGATGAACACCAATGTGGTGCTCAACAAAATCTACGACAACATGAACATCATGCTACGTCTGCTCAATATGGATCAATTTGAGCTTCCGGAACTGACCGTGCCTGCGTTGGCCCAGGATGAGGTCATCAAGCGGATCATGGAGGTGGACGACTCGGAGATCAAGGCTATTAAccgcaggaagcccaagacCATCGATACGGGCGGCAAGAAGGGCAGACTGCTCCTGTGGAGCCCCGAGTTCTGGTCTCGGGCCCTCATCGTGATGATGGACGGGGTGCTGGAGAAGCTGTGGGAGGAGGAGATCAAGAAGGACATCCCTGAGCCGGAGTTCATGCAGAAGAAGCAGCCGCACGAGTACAATCTCGAGGAGCAGAAGATCTTCCGGGCCTACGAGGAGGCGGTCCACCTGCTGGAACTGGATCGTCGCAAGTACCTTCGCATCCTGCACGAAAACGAGGAGAAGACGCTGGCCCTGAAGGCCGCCCAGATCCTGAAGCTCAACCAGCGCGTGGCCGAGCTGATGATCATGAAGTTGAAGTACGACTTCGCCCTAAAGCAGGGCCAGATGCGTCTTCTCACCCTGGAGCAGATCAACTTTGGACGCGTCCAGTTGCAGAAACGTTTCTGCATGTTTCGCAAGGACATCGACAAGCTGAACGACTACATGACTCGCTATGGAAACCTGCTCGACTTCTACGACAAGGCCTTCCTCGATGTGAAGACGCGACTGGAGGCCCAGCAGACCCGCGATCGGGCCGTGGAGCGTCAGTTCAGGGCTCAGTTTTTGCCCCTGGTCCCGCATGCCACCCACGAGATGACCAAGCTGTTCAAGAAGCGGCCCAAGCTGCCCGGCAAAGTCTTCAACTCGGTGCTCATCTGCATGGAGGCCTCGAACAAGCTCAGTGGAAAGCCCAGCCACCGTACGCCCTTTCCCCTGCCCGACGACGTGCTCGAGTTCCTCAACTATCTCTCCGAATTCGACCAGCCCAAGCAGTGTCCGCCTCAGGTGGATGCCAAGTCCTGGGACACCTTCGTCAAGTTGCGTCGCCAGAAGACCGAAAGCGAGCTGCGACTCAAGGGCATTGGCTACCAGCTGCTCGACAGCCAGGGCCTCCTGGGCGTCCTCAACAAGGACCTCGCGGCGCTCAAGGAGTCCAAGGTGCTCACGCAGCGCAATGCCGAGGAGAGCATACAAACCTAC TTGGAAAAGATGAGAAACATGACCATCCAGTTGACCCTCACAAAGGGTCAGGTCGAGGTCTCGGTGTTGGGCCAGTTCACCAATCTCTCGAACACAGTTCTAATGCACGTGGATGACATCAACGAAGTAAATCGCCAGATACAG GATGCTGGAAACAAGAAGATCAAGGCCATGCAGCGAGTAGCCGTATTTAGACGCCAGGTGATCTTCAAAGAGTGGGAGCACAAGCTGTACAAGGCCAATATAGCGTATCTAAAATACATGCTGGACGCCATCGAGAAGTGCAAGGTATCCATGGAGTTCCTCAACATTCTGCGCAACTGGGAAAAGGTCAAAACGGAACGACAGAAGTACATAGCCGGTGCCATCGAACGAGTGATCGAGCAAAAGATAGCTACCTTCAGGAAGAACATCGAACGCGT GAACATTAAAATCGATGCGGTAAAGGCACAGACCTTGGAGGTGAAGCGCAGCAACCACGCCATCGATTTTAAGATCGAGCGTATCAAGGTGGACGTCACTTTCCAGAACACAATGCGCGATACCATGATGGAGGAAAAGCGGGATCGTGAGCAGCGCGAACG AATGTCGCAGATTAAGACCCATCGGCAGCTCATGGAGAATGTGCGCCGCCACTACGCCCATGTGCTGGAATTGCAGACGATTCTGGAGCTACTTCGTCTGCGAACCTACCCCACCTTGGGCCCACCCCTGCCCCAATGCCATCCGCCGGTGCCGGAGCACATCCTCAGTTCGGTGCCCTAG
- the LOC119555051 gene encoding neuropeptide-like 2 has translation MSSLADVQSVLKSTFSSSEFRSSYKIQLKMAKIALIFLLFALFAVAMSASVPSGEASNPVQDVANQIAKAFRENTTPEKIEELKEKFGEFWNAALESAKKISAETNQKIQEFENKAH, from the exons ATGAGTAGTTTGGCAGACGTTCAATCAGTACTCAAGTCAACGTTCTCCAGTTCAGAGTTCCGCAGCAGTTACAAAATCCAACTCAAAATGGCAAAGATTGCTCTGATCTTCCTTCTGTTCGCCCTGTTCGCC GTGGCCATGTCCGCTAGTGTGCCCAGTGGAGAGGCATCTAATCCCGTGCAAGACGTTGCAAACCAAATCGCAAAGGCCTTCAGGGAAAATACGACTCCGGAAAAAATTGAA GAACTCAAGGAGAAATTTGGCGAATTCTGGAATGCCGCTCTTGAAAGTGCCAAGAAGATTTCTGCCGAGACTAACCAGAAAATCCAGGAATTCGAGAACAAAGCCCACTAA